The DNA sequence CCACTTTAATTCATAACAGTGTTATCTGTATACTGAAAATTTTTGCGTAAGGTGAGTTAAAAACGACAAAAACCAGCAATAAGGGCGATAGTCCCATTGCCGGTTTTTTTTAACTCATATGAACCTATTCTCTAATGAGAATAGGTTCACTGATCTTTAAAATTAGTTATTCTCAGCTTCAGCTGCAGTGTTGTTTGTTTCGGCTTTCACATCTTCTGTTACGACAATGCTTTTTTTACCGATTCTTTCTTTAACTTTTGACGCTTTACCCATTACACCACAAATGTAGTAAAGTTTCGAACGGCGAACTTTACCTTTTCTCACAACAGCGATGTCTGTAATGCGAGGACTGTGAAGCATAAAAACACGCTCCATAGCCGATCCATATGCAGTTCTGTAAAGTGTAATATTTTCAGAAAGACCACTTCCCTTTCTAGCTACAACTGTCCCGGTCAGAGACTGGATTCTCTCTTTTCCACCCTCAATAATCTTAAAAGAGATTTTGAGGTTATCTCCGATTCTAAACTCCGGGATTTCTTTTTTCAGTTGCTCAGCTTCAATGGCTTCAATAAGAGCTGGACGACCCATTTAATTCTCCTAAACGTTCATTCTTTGTACAGGTTTGACTGATCCAAGAGATCAGGTCTCACCTGCTGTGTTTTCAATAAGGCTTTGTTTCTTCGCCACTTTTCTATTTCTTTATGGTGACCGTTGAGAAGAACTTCGGGAACTCTTTTCCCCTCAAACTCCTCCGGTCTCGTATAATGCGGCGCATCAAATAACATCTCTTGCTCAAAAGAGTCCTGATTTGCAGCCTCTTCATTCCCAATCACTCCGGGAATAAACCGAGAAATTGCATCGATGAGAACGATGGCTGCCGGTGCTCCTGATGTAAGCACATAATCGCCAATACTTATCTCCTCATCAATCTCAGACTCAATCACGCGTTCATCAACGGCTTCATAATGGCCACATACTAATACAAGATGTGGCAATTGAGCGAGCCGGCGGCATTTCGCTGCCGTTAAAAGTTTCCCCTGAGGTGAGAGTAAACAGACATGGCTCTTTTCACTTCTCACACTTCGAATCGCCTCAGTTAAGGGCTCAGGTTTAAGCACCATTCCGGGACCTCCTCCATAAGGACGGTCATCGACAGTCTGATGCTTATCATGTGCAAAGTTACGAATATTAACCAGATTGATATCAATCAACCCATTCTTTTTAGCTCGCTTCAGGATACTGACATCAAATGGCCCCGTAAAATAATCCGGAAAAAGTGAAAGAATATCAAATTTCATGCGCCCCTCTCACCCCGGAAAATAATATATTTACGCAGCTGCGGCCTTAGCTTTTCTCGCTTTTCTTTTATCGAGAAGCTTTTTTCTCTTGTCTAATTGCTTGTTGAGCCAGTTTTTATATACTTCCGGAGCTCCTCTTGCAATTAAAGAAACCGTTTTTTCAGTTAGCTCTGCGCCTTGCTCAATCCAAAATGCCAATCTTTCATGATTGATGACAGTATCTTCTTCACCTTTGCGATGAGGGTCATACAAGCCAATTTTTTCAATGTACTTTCCATCTCTCGGTAAGCGTGAATCAGCTACAACCAGTCTATATAAGCGGTGATTTGTACGTCCTTGTTGACGCAAACGAATTTTGAGTGCCATGTTCTTAGTTCTCCTTCATAACTTTAAGGCAACAGTTTAATCGGTATTAAGAAAAAAAACGACCAAAAAGTTGATTTTGCCAATTATACCGAACGGTACAGATTGCATCAACATTCAGCGCCTTACCCTTTTTTGCCTCTTTTGGGCATAATTTTGATCTAATCACCCGCCTGTGATCTTCAAATTAAGCCTAAAACAGTCAAAAAATGGCATTAAAACCAAAAAGTTGGACGCGGGACTCTAGCTAAATAGTTTAGACATTAAGGGATTTTTCTTCATCTTTTTTTGTAGTTTTGGCATCTGTTTAAACATTTGCTTTACTCTTTTAAAGCCCTTTACCATTTTATTGACATCATCAATGGTCATCCCGCTACCTTGCGCGATCCTTCTCCTTCTTGAAGGCTCTAGCTCCACAAGCCCCTCTCTCTCTTCTTCTGTCATTGAGAGGATCATTGCCTCCATCCGATCAAGTTCCTTACCCGACATATCAAAATCAGCAGGGAGCTGATTCATTCCGGGAAGCATTGTCATTAAACTTTTAAATGACCCCATTTTTTTAAATGCCGACATTTGTTTGAGGTAGTCATTATAAGAAAATGAGGCATTTTTCATTTTCTCTTGCATTCTTTCAGCTTCGCTCTCGTCAAAATGATCCTTGGCCTTCTTAACGAGATTGATAATATCACCCATTCCAAGAATACGATCAGCCATAGAAATCGGGTTAAAAAGCTGAAGATCTCCCATTTTTTCCCCAATCCCTTCAAACTTGAGGGGCTTCTGGGTCACCTCGCGAATAGATATTGCAGCACCGGCGCGACTCGTTCCATCGAGCATTGTTAGGATCGTTCCGGTAATCCCTATTTTCTCATCAAACTCTTTTGCCGTTTTGACAGCATCTTGACCTAGGGCTGCATTTGCCACAAAAAGCGTCTCATGGGGATCGAGAAACGCTTTCACATCTTTCAGTTCACCCATCAAAGCTTCATCAATATGAAGCCGTCCGGCAGAATCAACGATAACGACGTCAAATCCATTCGCCTTAGCATACTCAATCGCTTTCTTAGCTACCTTTAATGGCTTATTTTCTCCCTCCAGGGTGAAAACAGGCACGTTAATCTGACTGCCCAATGTTTTAAGCTGTTCAATCGCTGCCGGCCTTTGTAGATCACATGCAACGAGAAGGGGCTTTTTCAAAAACTCCTTGCCCGATAAGTAATTGGCTAGTTTAGCGCAGTGCGTCGTTTTACCCGACCCCTGAAGCCCGCAAAGCAGAATCACAGCTAAATCGCTTTTAAGATTGAGACGAGCCTCTTCACCCCCCATTAAAGAAACGAGCTCATCATGGACAACCTTGATGAACTGATCCCCGGGAGTGACGGATTTAACAACATCTTCGCCAAGAGCTTTCGCTTTAACTTGCTTGATGAAATGACTCACAACAGAAAAATTAACATCCGCATCGAGAAGAGCTAGACGCACCTGACGGACGGCCTCTCCAATATTTTCTTCAGTTAATTTCTTTTGACCTCGCAAACTCACAGCTAGTGATTGGAGTTTTTCAGTCAGTGCACCAAACATGGCAACCCTTTTGAAGACATGGATTTAAAAAGGACTATAATAAACAAAAAATTATTGATTTTCAAGGAAAAAGAAGCGATCGTGCCCTGCCAAATCCTTTTCGCAGGAGATTATCTTTAAAGAGGTCGTATTAAAAATTTGACTCACCTGATTTGCTTGATTTGCCCCGATTTCTACAAAAACGAGCGCCCCCGGGTTGAGATAAGACGGCAACTCTTCAGCCATTTTACGGTAAAAATAAAGCCCCTCATCAGGAGCTACAAGCGCCCGTTTAGGCTCAAAATCTTTAACACTCGCATCGAGCTCTTCATACTCTTGCTCACTAACATAAGGGGGATTACAAAGAACAACGTCGGCACCGACAGCTTTTAAAGGCTCTAAAAAATCTCCAAGCAATACCCTCACATCAAGACCTAGTCTTTGAGCATTATCTTTGGCAAGAGCAATGCAACTCGGATCAATATCGCATAAATTGACATCAAACTCTAAAAACGCCTTTTTGAACCCAAGACCAAGACATCCGCTGCCGCAACAAAGATCAACAGCAACCCCTGTCTCAATCCCCTTTTCGCGCACTCTTTTTGCTGCAAAATCGAGCATCAACTCCGTTTCCGATCTGGGTATTAGAGCGCACTTCGACAATAAAAGCTCATTGCCATAAAAATCGACTTTTCCGATCACATACTCAAATGGCTCTCCCTTTAGCACCCGCTCGATAAGATTATCCGCTCGCAGCATCTCGTCATGACTAAGGTCTGAGTAAAACTCAACCTGATCTTTAGACACACCGCAAACATGGGATAAAATTGATTCGGCAACGAGCCGAGGCATTGCAACACCCCTTCTCGCCAATGAATCCCGACAAAGAGCTAAATAATCAGACGCCTGCATTTTCTAACGACTTTTGGTAAAAATGAGCAACTAAAGCTTGAGTCACCATATCGAGGTCACCATTCATAATTTGGTCGAGCTTGTAGAGCGTGAGATTAATGCGGTGATCAGTCAAACGATTTTGTGGAAAATTATAGGTGCGAATCCTCTCAGAACGATCTCCACTTCCCACCTGAGATTGACGAAGCGACGATCTCTCTTCGTGCTTTTTTCTCTGAGATTCTTCTGCAAGTTTTGCTGCAAGAAGGCGCATCGCCTTATCTTTATTTTTGTGTTGAGAACGCTCTTGTTGACAATAGACAACGGTTCCTGTGGGCATATGCGTAATGCGCACGGCAGAATCAGTTGTATTGACATGCTGCCCCCCCGCTCCGGACGCGCGATATGTATCAATTTTCAACTCAGTCTCATCAATATGAATCTCTTCATCTTCCGCAGGCTCGAGAAGAACGGCAACTGTAATAGCAGACGTATGAACTCTTCCTTGCGCCTCAGTCTCAGGAACGCGCTGAACTCGATGAGTCCCCGCTTCATATTTCATCAGGCGATAGACATCTTTTCCTGACAACACCATGATATATTCTTTATAACCGCCTATCTCCGACTCAGTATAAGACAAAGGATCAACAGTCCAACCCTTATCCCCTGCATATAATTTATACATACGAACACAATCGCCAACAAATAGAGCGGCTTCATCCCCACCCGTACCGGCGCGAAGCTCTAAAATGGTATTTTGACTGTCAGTTGGATCCGGGGGAACGATAAGTGAGTGAAGCTGCTGCTGGAGCTTTTCCTTTTTTCCATACAAAGGAGGGAGTTCCTCTTTAGCAATGGCAACAAACTCAGGATCACTCTCTTCTTTAATCAGCTCTTCATTATCTGCGATGTCTTTAACAGCCTTTTGATAAGATTGCCAAACCTCTTTAAGCTCGGAAAGATAAGCGTGTTGTTGAGTCAGCTCGCGAAATTTAACTTTGTCATTGACAACCTCAGGTTGTCCGAGCTGATCCTCAACTCCATCCAGTTTTTTAAGAAGCTCTTGAATTTTTGCTTCCATAAAGGTGCTTATTTCTTACCCTTTTTAGCTTTACCCTTTGGTGGCTCTTCCTCTTCCTTTTTTTGGACAGGCTTTTTTGTTTGATATTTCTTTAAGAACTTATCAATACGCCCTTCAGAATCAACAAACTGTTGGCTGCCCGTAAAGAAAGGGTGCGAAGCAGATGAAACAGATAAATACGACACAGGATAGGTCGTGCCATTATGCTCTTGCGTTTCTTTGGGCTTCAGTGTGCTTCCACAGACAAACTTAGATCCGGTTGCCGTATCGATAAAGAGAATATCTTGATAATCGGGATGGCCTTCTTTTTTCATTTTTTCTCCACTAAAATAACGTTATGTTTAGGCCCTAAAGCATACCGATAGGGAAGGAAAAAAACAAGCCCTGAATATCTATCACCTTATTTTATTTTATTTTTTAAAAAAAAATTTGCAAAATGAGCGATGTTTTGAATTGATTGTGATTTTTTAACGGTTGGGCTATCATATTCATAAACGAACTCAAAAGTTGGTTTCTACACACTATGAATTATTCAAGAACATCCGTCTTTTCAACCGCCCCTAAACTCCTACAATGGATCATCATTTTAATGGGGGCTTTTCCCCTACTGGCCACCCAAGTTAAATCCTTTTTTGGGTTCATTTCACCTCATGCTCTTTTTGGCCTATCCGCCTGGGGCCTCAAACACGGTTTTGTTTGGCAACTCTTGAGCTATGCATTCTTATATCCCCACCCCCTTTCACTCAGTTTTAGCCTTCTTTTA is a window from the Simkaniaceae bacterium genome containing:
- the trmD gene encoding tRNA (guanosine(37)-N1)-methyltransferase TrmD → MKFDILSLFPDYFTGPFDVSILKRAKKNGLIDINLVNIRNFAHDKHQTVDDRPYGGGPGMVLKPEPLTEAIRSVRSEKSHVCLLSPQGKLLTAAKCRRLAQLPHLVLVCGHYEAVDERVIESEIDEEISIGDYVLTSGAPAAIVLIDAISRFIPGVIGNEEAANQDSFEQEMLFDAPHYTRPEEFEGKRVPEVLLNGHHKEIEKWRRNKALLKTQQVRPDLLDQSNLYKE
- a CDS encoding type B 50S ribosomal protein L31; this encodes MKKEGHPDYQDILFIDTATGSKFVCGSTLKPKETQEHNGTTYPVSYLSVSSASHPFFTGSQQFVDSEGRIDKFLKKYQTKKPVQKKEEEEPPKGKAKKGKK
- the ffh gene encoding signal recognition particle protein produces the protein MFGALTEKLQSLAVSLRGQKKLTEENIGEAVRQVRLALLDADVNFSVVSHFIKQVKAKALGEDVVKSVTPGDQFIKVVHDELVSLMGGEEARLNLKSDLAVILLCGLQGSGKTTHCAKLANYLSGKEFLKKPLLVACDLQRPAAIEQLKTLGSQINVPVFTLEGENKPLKVAKKAIEYAKANGFDVVIVDSAGRLHIDEALMGELKDVKAFLDPHETLFVANAALGQDAVKTAKEFDEKIGITGTILTMLDGTSRAGAAISIREVTQKPLKFEGIGEKMGDLQLFNPISMADRILGMGDIINLVKKAKDHFDESEAERMQEKMKNASFSYNDYLKQMSAFKKMGSFKSLMTMLPGMNQLPADFDMSGKELDRMEAMILSMTEEEREGLVELEPSRRRRIAQGSGMTIDDVNKMVKGFKRVKQMFKQMPKLQKKMKKNPLMSKLFS
- the prmC gene encoding peptide chain release factor N(5)-glutamine methyltransferase, with product MQASDYLALCRDSLARRGVAMPRLVAESILSHVCGVSKDQVEFYSDLSHDEMLRADNLIERVLKGEPFEYVIGKVDFYGNELLLSKCALIPRSETELMLDFAAKRVREKGIETGVAVDLCCGSGCLGLGFKKAFLEFDVNLCDIDPSCIALAKDNAQRLGLDVRVLLGDFLEPLKAVGADVVLCNPPYVSEQEYEELDASVKDFEPKRALVAPDEGLYFYRKMAEELPSYLNPGALVFVEIGANQANQVSQIFNTTSLKIISCEKDLAGHDRFFFLENQ
- the rpsP gene encoding 30S ribosomal protein S16, giving the protein MALKIRLRQQGRTNHRLYRLVVADSRLPRDGKYIEKIGLYDPHRKGEEDTVINHERLAFWIEQGAELTEKTVSLIARGAPEVYKNWLNKQLDKRKKLLDKRKARKAKAAAA
- the rplS gene encoding 50S ribosomal protein L19 is translated as MGRPALIEAIEAEQLKKEIPEFRIGDNLKISFKIIEGGKERIQSLTGTVVARKGSGLSENITLYRTAYGSAMERVFMLHSPRITDIAVVRKGKVRRSKLYYICGVMGKASKVKERIGKKSIVVTEDVKAETNNTAAEAENN
- the prfA gene encoding peptide chain release factor 1, whose product is MEAKIQELLKKLDGVEDQLGQPEVVNDKVKFRELTQQHAYLSELKEVWQSYQKAVKDIADNEELIKEESDPEFVAIAKEELPPLYGKKEKLQQQLHSLIVPPDPTDSQNTILELRAGTGGDEAALFVGDCVRMYKLYAGDKGWTVDPLSYTESEIGGYKEYIMVLSGKDVYRLMKYEAGTHRVQRVPETEAQGRVHTSAITVAVLLEPAEDEEIHIDETELKIDTYRASGAGGQHVNTTDSAVRITHMPTGTVVYCQQERSQHKNKDKAMRLLAAKLAEESQRKKHEERSSLRQSQVGSGDRSERIRTYNFPQNRLTDHRINLTLYKLDQIMNGDLDMVTQALVAHFYQKSLENAGV